Genomic DNA from Dioscorea cayenensis subsp. rotundata cultivar TDr96_F1 unplaced genomic scaffold, TDr96_F1_v2_PseudoChromosome.rev07_lg8_w22 25.fasta BLBR01000275.1, whole genome shotgun sequence:
TCAAATGATTCTGTGTTTAATAGCAGAAACAGACTTTACGAATAACATTTTTATTGATAGTATTCACGGAAAGGGCTTTTTATACTTGTTGATTGTAAAATGACTTAAAGGTTTAGTGCAGTAAATAAAACTTGGGTTCTGTACTTACAGTAGAATTGTAATGCTTTACCTTTTTGACAAAGAAATTATAATCCTAGGATAATTTGGTATTCCATGCTTCAAACATCATATTCTCAATCTActgttatataaaacaaataattttgtgtttttcttcacCAAACAGAGAGTTCAAGGATGATGATTGAGGTACTGATGTTTCATAACTACCAAGATAAGCACAAGTGTAAACCCAGCAACATGCAAGAGATATCCCTTGACACATATAAGTCAACTTTGAAAACAATTTCATTCTACTTttgattgtaaatttgtaacttatgtaatatatattcatttttatttatgtccATTCTGATTTTCGAGAtccctttctttcttgttataatttttttaaaaaaagcaagcTATAGGGATTCAATTGGCAAAGCTCTCTGATTAAAAAGGGGCATGTCTTCAAATATATCAAAGAAGTCCACAACTACAAGGCCAACATTAGGGGCATAGCAAGGCTaatagactatatatatatatatatataggttttagatattaattgttattgttgttcttATAGATGTAGAGTATAATTACATAGTTTTCTTTCTTCCCATCATCAACATTTCATGCATTTGATGAGAAAAATCTTGCTTTTGTATTTCAGGCTTTTAATagtaaaaagaacaaatttttgaaatgattCCATAGATTTACCAACGCCAGAGAAGAAGCTGGAGAGAGGAAGAAAAACAGCCCCAGGGATGCTGGATCAGCAGCAGAGGAGAAGCTTTGCACACCTTCGCTGAGAGAGCACCAATCAAAGTGGCGTCTTTGGAGAAGGATGACGAGCAAGGAGATCGGCAGGAGAAGAAGTAGGGCTTTCTCTCGTCGCTGGTTTCTCTCACAGACCAAAGAAAAGGACAAAAATGATGGAAAAACAATTAAACTCATGAGTAAAATGGACATTTCAAGATCTGGATTGGACAATCCTCAAGAAAATTAGATGAATGCCAAGCAGGGTTCTCCCCTCATCTCATTCCTCAAAGACTCTTCCCTCATTCCTATACTTGCCAACCAAACAGTGGACTATGCCCATTCCTAATCCAATCCAACTCCActccttgcaaacaaacaacacGTTATTTCTTACTATAAAACAATACAAATGGTATCAcaattgttttataatatttttaaaacttttcctATTAATCAAATAgttaataacaaatttttttcaaatttaaatataaaacaacacAACAGTTATATTATAACTTAACCACTTTATATTGTattgtttatgttgtttttatCTGCAAATCAAAATATTCTTAAATGTTTCAAATACTTTTtagtttctcattttttataatatttattttgatattattttgatGCATTAATTGACATTTTATAAATAACACAAAGTGAAGTGGTGATGATTTACAACAAAAAGTTTGCTATTTGTATTTAATATTGCCTTTTTTTAATGGACATGATTTGAAAACAAGATAATTCCAGGGAAGTTGCAAACTGTGGGAAACCTGCAAACCATTTGCAAATACCAGATGTACCATGTGGTCCTTTTCTGAAAATTGGAGCCTTAATTATCCTCGCGTTCTCTCCTTGTTCATCCCATTTATTATTAAGAGACATGTGAGGCCATTAATTGcattgaatttcaaaaataatcttgtttttatttatttatttaatagacTACAAATGCCTTTATTTAAGggattattaaaaagaatatatatagatacGGGGAGATGCATTAATTGTGGTGAAATTATTGTTTCTCCCATATGAGATCCATATCTAAACTTATGAACAGTGCATAAATAGTATTATGTCCCATGTGTACAATGTATAAACAGTACATAAATAATACTATCATGGAAAAGCTTCGAACCCTTGCCTTTCCTCTTGCACTTTTGTATCATATATACTATTGGGCTATCCAATAATTgacgtttttattttttattccctttgaaatgagttatatttttttaaattattttttataatctttagGACTTAGTTTCCTGATGAATCTCATCAGTAGATCCCCTCGTGTCTCACCTCGCCCTTGTTTTACTTAAGGTTAAATTAACAAGCTCAAAAATCTATGtgtataagtttatattttgataCTAAACATTATCTACCGATATTTGTGGAGgatgaaaaataagatagaGAGAGATTGATAGATACGAATGAGGTTGGGATTTAGAGAGAGCGCATGAGGGGGAACACACTCTAGGGCCGTTCGTAGATTCAAAATTTGTAAACGTCTCCAGAGGATATGTCCTCTATATTCTAATATGCTAGTTACTTATATAATGAAGATTACAAAATGAATATAAATCAATTTCTcagtttaaaatataaaaggaattaaattaaaagagacAAATTTTTTGTgttcaaattataattaattttaacactCGACGACATTGTAAACTAGTCCAATGGATAAAGTGTTCATTCTCACATAAGAGAGTTATGTGTTCAAATCCCACCCGATGCGTGATAAGCAAAGATACACTGTGGGCAAACTGTGGAGGTTTGCATGCACATGGTGCCAGTAAAAAGTTCTTGCGAGGAAACAGCTTTGCAATCCAATTCATATACCAATAAGTGAGGCGCATGACTGGACTAATCAATTCTTGGCTATTCAAACTTCTTGATTATTGTGCTCATCATTGTTATTCAACTATATTAAAAGATTATGATAATTAAGAGATgtaataaaaccctaaaccttaattAATGATCATCCTAGCTTAGTTTTGTCTTCATATTCGACCTTGAATTTGCATACATTGCATGCATTGCAAGCAAACATTCATGTACTGCCAAAACCAATTTTATCTCCAACCACTTGTTCTCATAAACAAACttacaattaattaaagtttAGTATGTCAATCCTATGACTGTTCATATAAAGCCAAAATGATTAACAACTTTAATTAAATTGTAATCCTTGTTACTGAATAAACCACCAACCAACCATgattatcaaatatatttttatatatcatatCATTTCATCTTCCTCACAAGAGGATAACACAGGTCCTTATCTCAACTAGACAACCCCCTAAATACACGGGTTACCCCACCATTGCCTTCCAAATATCCAATCAACTTCTCACAAGTGTCCATATGACCTACACTTCGGTGGGGCCATTGATGAGTTCCTCTCAACATCCACTTCATTTTTATAGATGTGACCACGTGAACAAACATTCATATTTctttctagggttagggtttgttaCTCTTTAACTTGATGTTAGATTTCAAAGTTTTAGATCTCATAGTTGAAgaacttaattaatatattttaattaattaacttagtttaattattagttaaatgTATGTATTACTAGATCCACCAACTCTGTCATTATCTTTTGACTATAAATAAGCAAAGCCATGAACCATCTCTACCTCTCTAGAAGTACTAATCTTTCTCATAATCCATTTAATGATGGTTGGAAACTCTCCTTGTGCTTCTTGCAAACTTCTTCGCCGACGATGTGCCAAAGACTGCATCTTCGCTCCTTTCTTCCCTTCCGGTGATCCTCAAAAGTTCGCCATTGTCCACAAAATCTTCGGCGCAAGCAATGTTAGCAAAATGTTACAGGtctatatttttcttctaatacggtatcagagctattattttctctattcttaatatatagtatattttgACGATCGAATTCAGGAGTTACCTATTAATCAAAGAGCAGATGCGGTGAGTAGTTTGGTGTACGAGGCGAATGCGAGAATGAGAGATCCCGTCTATGGTTGCGTCGGAGCGATTTCATATCTCCAAAATCAAGTTTCACAACTTCAAATGCAGCTTGCTGTTGCTCAAGCTGAGATCTTATGCATGCAAATGCAACAAGAGACCTCTTTGATCAATCAACATGTTTTAGAATCAAATAGCAACAAGTCCTTCCTTTCAAGCATTAATCCTCAACTCATTATGAACTTCTCCACATCTACCAATCTAGTTGAAGAGCCTCTCAAGCAAGAGTCCCTTTGGACATAGTACTTATTTATCTCTTTGTATATATCATTTCATGTTCCATTAATGTTGAAATTAATcattctcttttgcaaaaatttacatgaaaaaagataaaaataaaggtaCCAATAAAGTCCTTAGAGTTTGTgctttttattcatgaaaatataGTTGAGCTAAGGAAAACTAAGCATGTGATTAAAGAAATTAACAAGTGATTAATTAAATGTAAATGAGTTGGCGCTTCAAgtgcaaacaaaacaagaattcCACCTGTTTCCATTTAAGCAATTCAAGTTCATCAACATTTCTTAATTTTACCTTCACGTGGGGGGTACAATGCATGTATAaggttgaagaagatgagacCGTGTGatatatttgtgtgtatgtGATTATATATGTGAGTATATAACCTTATTATATAAGTTTTCTTTTGTCCttctttcaaattattattattaatgcataaatatatatgttcaaaggtttcatatatatttatatatttaataaaaacaaaggaaacaCCTGACTTGTAGATTCCCTATTATAGCGTTTTTGTTCGACAAGAGATCACAGTAGTGCCTACAGGgttcttattattaatttggaTTGCATTATTATTCAAAAGTCTATGTTGTGTCCCAGTCTTGTgtttcttcaatgttttataactttttattaagtaataatTAGTGATTTATAATATTGCGTGTGTGTAATGAAAAATTAcctaattgtattttttaaatatgaacaaacactatgcatgaataaaattcaaatttttatatagcttttgaggtaaaaaaaatgaaatgctaTCTACTATGTTGCTGCTGAGGTAGTAGCCGATTGTAATTAAGAAGGGTGAAGAAGAGTTGTTGGTGtgtttttagatatattttttagtttgacATTTGTTGTGTTTGATATATAGCATTAATTAGGTTTTTCGATCATAATATTCATATTAGATtaatattatgataaaataattgtAACTTTGTTttctatcaaatataaaagatgCAAATTATGGAatgaattttaataataaaaaataaaaatgtttaaaaatgataaaataaaacaaaaacaacacgaCTGATTGTGGATGTTATCTTTACattgtaatatattatataattatacttattttattaatcatgttataatgtaaaataaatttaatttattgtttatctatttaattatttaagaaaagaagaaaaaagattgGCAACTTATATCATTTtatcacaaaaatataaatgatatttagGTGGATTATCTTGACTTCATGTGATTACATGCATTCCAACTGTTTGGaaatataattcatttttaagtttatgaatattatttgtTAGCACTAGCGCCTATCAAAACACATACTTATGGCCTGCTTATAAATCTTCAATATGAGAGAGAATGAAAAACTAAGGCGCAAGCCGGCAACCGAGTCAGCCTATAAGCTTAAATTTTACTATGTTCAAACTCGACTCAATATTATTTGAACTGAACTCAAGTTCGAACTGACCTTATTTCAAGCTTCTTTGCCAAGCTCAGCTAATTTTTGAGTTAGCTAAAATATTAAGCACCAGCTCAATATCTTGAACTTGGGCTATGTTAGCTACAGTGTTGTAGTTACAATACATAAAATTACAGTAATTTAATCATAGTAACACAACTACATTAGTGgtttaaaaatacttaaatctCTGCATGCAGTGTCGAACTTCTCATAAGGCTTTGACTTGAGGCTAAGCAACTTCAAGCTTAGGCTTGGCTTGATTATTTACTTGAGGTGAAAAATCACTGCTCATTTGTTTaataaacaagttttttttttcaacaaatttaTGAATAACTTGCTAGCAGGTTGATCCGTTTGTGGTCCTAAAAAATTCTTATGAAAATACCAagcttttaatttttcaatgttgttattgtttatttaaaaacactGAATAAATCAGCACTAGGATTAAGAAGAATATGATATTCTagaaaaatatcacaaaaataGTCTggagcaaaataaataatattaattaaactgCTCATGTAGTAGGAAGTTGGTACTTCATTCTCTTTTTTAACTTTGACGAAAAATGAAATATCGACAATTCTTTAAAatcaagattaaagaaaaatgaaaaactttGAAGGTGATTTCAGCTTTGGCCCAATTTGTATTAAAGCAAttataaatgatttatttaaaaaagagaCTTTTGTTGGGGAAATTAATCATTCTAAATCCACTCTAAATTGTATGCTCATGTGCCTCTAGCACTGCACTTTGCAACATGCTAAACAATTGTAATTTCGTTCCTCATTTGGAATAAGATACACTTCCCTTTTTCgctcaaaaatgaaaaatctctatatatatatgatgaagaTAAAATCTAAAATAGACATATAGAAAGTCAAGCCAAAGTGAATTATTTATTAAGCTCAAACAAAATTGATACAAACTCACCACAAAttaatgaagaaagaaaaacacatgaTTGCTACACTCAAACCACCACCACTAATTAATACAAGGATATCAATTAATTGCTCCATAACCCTCATCACTCCACTACCAGAAAATCCACTAAACAAACGCCATTCACCTTCAGAATCCAACTTCCCACCCAATCAAACAACACATTATCTAGCTCCAGTAAAAACAAAGAACATCCACAAATCGAAGAAACACCATTCAGATGGAGTTCCATTTAGTCAATCAACCATTCACAGCAACAAAACCAAGTAACAAAATAAACCGCCAAAATCTCACTACTACATAAACTGCATTTATGCAGCGATTACTTTGCAACGGTTATAAAACTGTTACAATAAGTTATTTATTGCAGTGATTTTGTAGCGATTTTATATTGTTACAGACAATTTTTCAAGTAAGTATTACATTTGACTCAATCCGTTGCAAAAACCGCTGCATATTAGGATAGATATGCAGTGGTTATGTAAGGGTTACAAATGTTAAAAATAGCAGCGGTTCATAACCGCTGCATATGAATTGTATTGCAACGGTTCTTAATAACCGCTGCGCATAGATTATGATATGCTGCAGTTATGTAACCGTTACAAATGTTAAAAATAGCAGCGGTTCATAACCGCTGCATATGCATTGTATTGCAGCGGTTCTTAATAACCGCTGCGCATGGGTTATTAAGAAAACATTAATCACCCTTTTGTCAAATTATTGCACCACCAAGCATAGTCTTTCCAATGGCGTTCTTTTCACAGCTGCTGCACCACCACAAAATATACAAACTACTACCATTCTGTAGAAAAAGAATCACCAACCCCTTTCAAAAAACATCACTAAACAATCTCACATCAACCATTTGCTTAAAAGGGTATCAttagaagaatttgaacaaaaCCACCTCTTGAATCTGTGCAAACACTTGATCCACACTAAGAGATTTATGTTGAAAACTCAGGTAGGTTCCTTGCCTTCCAAATCAAATATACACAAGCAGAGATTACTGTTATCCTCAACTTAGCAGGTAATGTCTTTCTAGTAGCTTTATTTTGAAATCAATTTATCTCTCTATACAATTGAAAAGGTCTCCTCCGAATATTCACATCCATTAgtgatggatctaatgggtataaatattgtaaaaatttttgatttttttgtttaaagattgcttaggaacaaagaaagcaGTAAAAGCGTACTTGCACTTGAATCATTTGATTACGACGAAGATGATTGGTTCTTGCAGTTCTTCTCACTGAACCCTAATTCAGAATCTCAGATCGTTGGGCGCTAAGTCActctatttataagaaatcttttATGGAGTTAATTACAAATCCGCCTATCATAGACTTGCTAATTTTGTCCCTAAAAATCCTACAcaacatataattaatatgtaaatccacacatttaaaattaaataattagaatCCTATTCAAATATGAAGTAGATCACAACAATTGGTTCCAatattcaaaacataaatataataaaatggtCAAACTTATAAACATTTGTTGTatacgtctacacaacttatgcacatatatCTTTATATTGTTACATAATATGTGGTCTACAACCCAACACTTAGCACCTTGACCCAAATTGCATGAGAGAATTCACAAATAAAGAATAGGTGAAGTACATCCTCACCCGCCTTGTCACAGAAAATACAATTTGCTAAATCAATAGTCTTTCATGCAAACAATTTGTCTATTGCCAAAAGCCTATTAATTGTGCAATGCCAACCAGAAGATGAAAGAATGCTTAGGCACAATACACTGAGACCACACCAATTTAAGCCCATGAAATGTTTTGCTCAACAGTCCCCAAGTTCCTCCAAATACTCCCTCTACTAAATTCACCCCTCTTGTCTAGTCTTTACAAAATACAATCCCTCTCATCAGCTTTgatagagaatttttttttgcaaataatcTGAACCTAAATTAACCAGTAATTGCCAAACACCAACCATCATCCCTCCAAAAGTCACATACACAAGCTTTATTACATTGCTTTAAATTCCAaaataagagattttttttaaatctatttctaaataataaattgaaatgaatttttatttgtctGATCATATCAGTCATTAATCCAAGATTCTAAACACTAATATAAATCATATGATTTACAGTAATTAAAATtggttaaaatatcaaaatggtccttTTATTTTGCGTTTTCTACCATTttaatccctctaatataaaatctgtcTTTTTGGTCATTGTATTatcacatttttgtttttttgtcccTATAATTGACAAatctgcccttttggtccttccagCTGATgaattagagagaaaaaaaaaatataaatacgaagacaaaaaaaatagattttataaCTAAAAGACAAAAATGTACAAATACAATGATCAAAAgagcggattttatattagagggtgGAAATCGTAAAATAGAGTggccattttgatatttataccattaaaatttaacaaaataagatCCCACTAAGGTTGGGGAATCTCACTGCCGAATTTGATCTCAACCGTTCATCACAAGCATGAAATTCAGAGCACTGCCAGCTTGATTTGATAACAAGCGTTGGATTCAAACT
This window encodes:
- the LOC120253994 gene encoding LOB domain-containing protein 12-like, producing MMVGNSPCASCKLLRRRCAKDCIFAPFFPSGDPQKFAIVHKIFGASNVSKMLQELPINQRADAVSSLVYEANARMRDPVYGCVGAISYLQNQVSQLQMQLAVAQAEILCMQMQQETSLINQHVLESNSNKSFLSSINPQLIMNFSTSTNLVEEPLKQESLWT